The window TTTTGTGGTTCTAATCTTCCCCGGACAATTAGTAggagtttttttctttttctcttgtttTCCTTTTGGGtctccacaaaaaaaaaaagtgaaacatTTTAGCACAAATTACACAAAAACTAACATTTAAGAGTCTAACAGTGACTTGTATATGCTCTGAACTTATTTATTAAAAGCGTTATTGGCAATATCGCCTAATTGAAGAATGAAGCTTTCTTAAACTTAAGCTCTGAATCAAATTCGAAATCAGCAGATCAAAAATCATGGCATTCGAGAAGATCAAGGTCCGCAATCCAATCGTTGAGATGGACGGTGTGTTGCTTTCATCTTCAATTTTACTTTTCTTTCACTCTGTTCTTCGTTTATTGTGTTCAATCTACATATTATGTCAATCTCTCTGTTTTAAATGCGcaatttcattttcatcatcttcttcctcttcaattCCTTCTTTTTTGGGGTATTTTCTtcggtttttgttaaattactACCATCATATCCCATATGATCAAATACGCGAAGGCGTTGCTTGTAAATTTTAGGAAATTTGCTTGATATGACGgatccattttttttaatgcaGGAGATGAGATGACTAGAATTATTTGGAAATCAATTAAAGATAAGGTCAATCTCTCTGTCCCTTTTTAATTCCCACTTTTTGGGTTTGAACAATCTTACGATATTGCTGTTAATTCTGTTTGCAATTTGTTCCACAATTGCAGcttatttttccatttttggaTTTGGATGTCAAGTATTTTGACCTTGGACTTCCTAATAGGGATGCCACTGATGATAAAGTTACTGTAGAAAGTGCTGAAGCTACTCTCAAGTATGTGCTTGTTGCCATTTTCATTTACGGTTTATCTGTTCTTACACTTGTCTTCGTAGAAAGAGAAGAGACTATGTATTGTCACTAATTGCTTATAATCTTCTCTTTACTACCATTTTCATACAATTTGCAGGTACAATGTGGCGATTAAGTGCGCAACTATAACTCCAGGTATGATCCCTCTATGGCACTTTGCCATCTCTCACCATAGTTTTGAATTTCGCCAAATTGATGCGATTTTGTTCTGCTTTCTAATAGATGAAACTCGTGTGAAGGAGTTTAATTTGAAAAGAATGTGGAAGAGCCCAAATGGGACTATTCGTAACATCTTGAACGGTAAATTTCATGTTTATACCCTTAATCATGTTCTGTGTTCCCTTCTGAAGGCAGTTTTATATGTTCATCCTTTCTTTCATTTGTGATCATTATATAAACCATTTGTTTATATTATACTATCAGGCACCGTTTTCAGAGAACCAATTATCTGCAAAAACATTCCGCGCCTTGTTGCAGGTTTGCATTGATTTTTTGACATTTTGTTTCATTCTGTTATTGAAAAAATAGAGGAATATAGAACAGTTTCTCTTTTTAGGTTGGAACAAGCCAATCTGCATTGGAAGACATGCATTTGGTGACCAGTACCGTGCAACTGATATTGTTATACAAGGACCGGGGAAACTTAAGCTGGTTTTTGGTAAATATTATATTCTAATGGTAGCCTTATGAAGTCACATGCTCACATTATAGTGTCACTTTTGATAGAGACTTGCTGAACTGCTGCAGAAAATCAAATGCTACTTCTCTTTGTATGTCTCTGGCTCTAATGTTTGTTTATCGCATCATCTGAAGGAAATAACAAATTATGCAGTGCCAGATGGACAAGATAAGAAGACAGAATTTGAAGTTTATAAGTTTCATGGGGCTGGGGGTGTAGCATTGTCCATGTATAACACGGATGAGGTCTTCTTACTTTCCTtcctttcctttttttcttcttcttatggATAGCAAATTCTGTAGTTCGCCAGATATTAGCAATAACTGTTACTGTTTTATTCGACTTGGATACAGTCCATTCATGCATTTGCTGAGGCCTCGATGAACACAGCTTACCAGAAGAAGTGGCCGCTGTATCTTAGCACAAAAAACACAATTCTTAAACAATACGATGGAAGGTATTCCTTAGTTTGCTACATGGCCTTCATTTTCATTATACAAGAAATCCCTTTTTCTATTCCTCGGTCTGTGACTGATATTTTCTTATTgcataattaatatattaatcaaTCAAGTTCATCTCTATATAAGTAGATTTTTCATACCTAATACTCTTATTCTTGATGGCTTCTCACCTTCCTGAAGATTCAAGGACACATTTCAGGAAGTTTATGAAAATCAATGGAGATCCAAGTTTGAGGCTGCTGGAATATGGTCAGTAATACGTTAAGCATGTGGTGATTTGGCTAGTTTGTCGACTTCTTCAATATCTTACTTAACTAAATTTTTAGGTATGAACATCGACTCATTGACGATATGGTTGCTTATGCTCTCAAAAGCGATGGAGGTTATGTATGGGCATGCAAAAATTATGATGGAGATGTTCAAAGTGATTTCTTAGCCCAAGGTTCGTAGTTTGTGTCTTTCCTTTAATCATTTTCTTGTTATTTACAGAATCGAATCCAAGAGGAATTTGTTTATTAGGATAGTAGCCTTGGAATTTAGGGTTTGGTTCAGCTAGTAGTTGGTAGATGTTGTTGTGGTTGTTTTTAGCAGTTGCTAGCTATTGGATGTTAACCTATTGATACGTAATGTTTGGTAAATCCACGATGAGGTGGTGTTAAAATGTAAAAAGACTAATAtaggttgttttttttttttccttttgatgAATAATAtaggtattttttttaaatcagtgtataataaaataaaaatatgagtaCAAATAATCTAgataattaaaaatacaaattaaaaaaaatattcataaataataactttataagtgtctatattattgaaattttgtaaattctttttcacttcaaaaatTGTTTTTAGGGCTCATAAATTAGAAACAATTTGATCTCTTAAGGCTTTCATTTGAAAAGCTCTGAAAGAATTTCGTGAAAAGCTTTAAAAAGCTACTGTTTCCATC is drawn from Euphorbia lathyris chromosome 9, ddEupLath1.1, whole genome shotgun sequence and contains these coding sequences:
- the LOC136206100 gene encoding isocitrate dehydrogenase [NADP]-like isoform X1, giving the protein MAFEKIKVRNPIVEMDGDEMTRIIWKSIKDKLIFPFLDLDVKYFDLGLPNRDATDDKVTVESAEATLKYNVAIKCATITPDETRVKEFNLKRMWKSPNGTIRNILNGTVFREPIICKNIPRLVAGWNKPICIGRHAFGDQYRATDIVIQGPGKLKLVFVPDGQDKKTEFEVYKFHGAGGVALSMYNTDESIHAFAEASMNTAYQKKWPLYLSTKNTILKQYDGRFKDTFQEVYENQWRSKFEAAGIWYEHRLIDDMVAYALKSDGGYVWACKNYDGDVQSDFLAQGFGSLGLMTSVLVCPDGKTIEAEAAHGTVTRHYRVHQKGGETSTNSIASIFAWSRGLAHRAKLDGNARLLDFTEKLETACVGAVESGKMTKDLALLIHGPKVSRSQYLNTEEFIDAVAEELRASLFTRAKL
- the LOC136206100 gene encoding isocitrate dehydrogenase [NADP]-like isoform X2 — translated: MAFEKIKVRNPIVEMDGDEMTRIIWKSIKDKLIFPFLDLDVKYFDLGLPNRDATDDKVTVESAEATLKYNVAIKCATITPDETRVKEFNLKRMWKSPNGTIRNILNGTVFREPIICKNIPRLVAGWNKPICIGRHAFGDQYRATDIVIQGPGKLKLVFVPDGQDKKTEFEVYKFHGAGGVALSMYNTDESIHAFAEASMNTAYQKKWPLYLSTKNTILKQYDGRFKDTFQEVYENQWRSKFEAAGIWYEHRLIDDMVAYALKSDGGYVWACKNYDGDVQSDFLAQGFGSLGLMTSVLVCPDGKTIEAEAAHGTVTRHYRVHQKGGETSTNSIASIFAWSRGLAHRAKLDGNARLLDFTEKLETACVGAVESGKMTKDLALLIHGPKSYAAEQSGDLDKLKHLSLQANSGS